From a single Chlamydia muridarum str. Nigg genomic region:
- a CDS encoding MFS transporter — MSIVARKRSFQALVVTHFLTIINDNLYKFLLVFSLLEGKTLEENAKILSLVSFFFALPYILLAPFSGSLADRFQKRNIILLTRVAEIFCAILGVYFFHIHSVLGGYLVLVLMACHSAIFGPAKMGILPEMLPIEELSKANGAMTAATYSGSILGSCLAPLMVDLTQDFIANSYELSAWFCVISSILSLFIAFRIRASNVKNKQQKIAYVSFKNLWGVFKETRNIAYLTTSVFLVAFFLFVGAYVQLQIIPFVEFTLGYSKHYGAYLFPIVAVGMGVGSYMAGWVSGKDIKLGFSPLAAVGVGFSMMVLCLLSSSIAAVLILLFCLGLFGGIYQVPLHAYIQFVSPEHKRGQVLALNNFLDFSGVLLAAGFVRLLGSGLRLTPDQSFLYMGSLVMCLAVLSLWLFKEHVYRLLLARVLKRQLGESFASPKADDVRCFFVPATSYRETRRILSLFPKTVRSRVFILDKKLQPGWTTYLIPHCVTTIFSYGVEGTAFTNWIDQQVEEVRQLLKKQPSLGVVCLGDQSQSQFFFAQLRASGLAAQYVTLVRDAGTKYSLHLSE; from the coding sequence ATGAGTATTGTTGCTAGGAAACGATCTTTCCAGGCGTTGGTCGTTACACATTTTCTTACGATTATAAACGACAATCTCTATAAGTTTCTTTTAGTTTTTTCCTTGTTGGAAGGGAAGACTTTAGAAGAGAATGCCAAAATTCTTTCTTTGGTTAGTTTCTTTTTCGCTCTTCCTTACATCTTGCTTGCGCCTTTCTCTGGGAGTTTGGCAGACAGGTTTCAAAAACGAAATATTATTTTGTTGACCCGTGTAGCGGAAATTTTTTGTGCGATTTTAGGCGTATACTTTTTCCACATTCATTCTGTTTTGGGTGGGTATCTTGTTTTAGTGTTAATGGCCTGCCATTCCGCTATTTTTGGCCCTGCAAAAATGGGTATATTGCCGGAGATGCTCCCTATAGAGGAGCTATCTAAAGCCAATGGAGCGATGACTGCAGCGACTTACTCTGGGAGTATTTTGGGTTCTTGCTTAGCCCCTCTTATGGTTGATTTAACACAAGATTTTATTGCAAATAGCTATGAATTATCTGCTTGGTTTTGTGTTATTTCCTCTATTTTAAGTTTGTTTATAGCCTTTCGGATCCGCGCAAGTAATGTAAAAAACAAACAACAAAAGATTGCTTATGTAAGCTTTAAAAATTTATGGGGTGTTTTTAAAGAAACTCGAAATATCGCCTACCTTACAACTTCCGTTTTTCTGGTTGCTTTCTTTCTTTTTGTTGGAGCTTACGTTCAGTTACAGATCATTCCTTTTGTGGAATTTACCTTGGGGTATTCAAAACATTATGGAGCATATTTATTCCCTATTGTAGCAGTGGGTATGGGGGTAGGTTCTTATATGGCAGGGTGGGTATCTGGAAAGGATATCAAGCTAGGATTTTCTCCATTAGCTGCTGTAGGGGTAGGGTTTTCTATGATGGTGCTGTGTTTACTCTCATCTTCGATCGCAGCAGTGCTTATTCTTCTCTTTTGTTTAGGACTTTTTGGCGGAATCTATCAAGTCCCCTTGCACGCATATATCCAGTTTGTGAGCCCCGAACATAAAAGAGGGCAGGTATTAGCTTTAAATAATTTTCTAGATTTTTCAGGCGTCCTATTAGCCGCCGGGTTTGTGCGACTGTTGGGTTCTGGTTTGCGTTTAACACCTGATCAAAGTTTTTTATACATGGGATCTTTGGTTATGTGTTTGGCAGTACTCTCCCTTTGGTTGTTCAAAGAGCATGTATATCGTTTATTGTTAGCTCGAGTTTTGAAGAGACAGTTGGGTGAGAGTTTCGCTTCTCCAAAAGCTGATGATGTGCGCTGCTTTTTTGTTCCTGCAACCTCCTATAGGGAAACAAGACGCATTTTATCCTTATTCCCTAAAACAGTGCGGAGTCGTGTGTTCATCTTGGATAAAAAATTGCAACCAGGATGGACTACTTACTTAATACCACATTGTGTAACTACCATTTTCTCTTATGGCGTGGAGGGTACAGCCTTTACTAATTGGATAGATCAGCAAGTAGAGGAAGTTCGCCAGTTATTGAAAAAGCAACCTTCTTTAGGGGTGGTTTGTTTAGGGGATCAGTCACAGAGTCAATTTTTCTTTGCTCAGTTACGCGCTTCAGGGCTAGCTGCTCAATATGTAACATTAGTTCGAGATGCGGGAACGAAGTATTCTTTGCATTTATCTGAATAA
- a CDS encoding exodeoxyribonuclease V subunit gamma, producing MNELSHSQATFSNYPEVLLAKLAQDLFSINQTPMTKRWILVPSSDTDHWLRRELVKASSNHIFMGTHIFASFDAFVKYLFTGTRLADLSTPDHITLPLNIYNLLRESSFNSSSDVSYAHLQKLSSLFKKFYTFSQEPSTNNPYYKNLFTQLTNAYTPLETIFSSILAHPPKYPCSLHIFGYPQLPQHVASFFISLGKYFPVHFYCFSPSAAYFGDLLSDKAMALLSHKIPEPQQETWEKYVLTDRLALLANLAHRSQSLQNFFLDYSVPYEELFQPYENNSSLNIVKDSFFHLRPIDQKLFADSPQTIFVRKAPSAAREVHQLFSIISQLLNSGVSTDEIFIVSSNLSKYEPLLKGIFEPHIPLYLTKSEKSQTRDLKNKLLLLVAFLFSKCTLHDLLKLLSYPDLRTPLETTKISFLTHKLSRYWKSLSQKDPLISQLIHHIFDEYPFIDDSGVVNESETWEIVVPLLDLLQQVITHYTDSKDKTYEEHSHLIFSTLENIFLLSTEEHALLVSLSKTLQPFAHSSCSLTIFVEFCLDFLSHIPGYSQLYNQPGPFIGSINSLSLIPKGYTFILGANKKNFSLDTSFLIDPSLIQEDFLFSSTEDEDNLHFLQTIVSTKHQLHISYLSSSKNPALPSSALKHLLDAVPIREENLSGKLYAKENFSSQSLHQSYQVYYRMAQADPIQNKAPSLFETASPKPLPTHLSLKHLVKAFKDPLNFFLNTQHGLSFHPKSLFSKAEKVFPSPYDAKSFWDHQLAPHSPLPTTNYLSSFTESLYTQTQDSIIQRVETLKKDPSTAPFSVVFSHQIFQEPSSPHDKYVPPFPLSLHNQTISLQGEIRGVCSQGVYLFSMNPGDSFKKATKSHGLPKNSFELESCLEAYLSLALLQASHILPKDSAILRVTPYDIEPITPPFSSPESYLILAVGLYEHLQNKAIPLPSAQAWEYIKKTDVASKIIKKLLDNEEDPLTNSFWLFHNRDTEEICSELSKDLLSQLLSLFINQDTQ from the coding sequence ATGAATGAACTATCTCACAGCCAAGCAACGTTTAGTAATTATCCTGAAGTTCTATTAGCTAAACTTGCTCAAGATCTGTTCTCTATCAACCAAACTCCCATGACAAAACGATGGATTCTGGTGCCGAGCTCAGACACAGATCACTGGTTACGAAGAGAATTGGTAAAGGCTTCATCCAATCACATCTTCATGGGGACACATATTTTTGCTTCTTTCGATGCTTTTGTCAAATACTTATTTACGGGAACTCGTCTTGCAGATCTCTCTACCCCAGATCATATTACCCTCCCTCTAAATATTTATAACCTTTTGAGAGAGTCCTCTTTTAACTCATCCTCGGACGTTTCCTATGCTCATTTACAAAAACTTTCTTCACTCTTTAAAAAGTTTTACACATTTTCTCAGGAGCCATCGACTAACAATCCTTATTACAAAAACTTGTTTACGCAACTCACAAACGCATATACTCCCTTAGAAACGATTTTTTCTTCTATTTTGGCTCATCCTCCAAAATATCCCTGCTCCCTGCATATTTTTGGATATCCTCAGCTCCCTCAGCACGTGGCCTCTTTTTTCATTTCTCTAGGGAAATATTTCCCTGTGCATTTTTACTGTTTTTCACCGAGTGCCGCCTATTTTGGGGATCTTTTATCCGATAAAGCCATGGCCCTCCTCTCCCACAAAATCCCAGAACCCCAACAGGAGACATGGGAAAAATATGTATTAACAGATCGACTGGCTTTGCTGGCTAATCTTGCGCATCGATCTCAGTCTTTACAAAATTTCTTTTTAGATTATAGCGTCCCCTACGAAGAACTTTTTCAGCCATACGAAAACAACTCCTCCCTAAACATTGTAAAAGATAGTTTTTTCCATTTACGTCCCATAGACCAGAAGCTGTTTGCTGATTCACCTCAAACCATTTTTGTACGTAAAGCTCCTTCAGCAGCTCGAGAAGTTCATCAACTATTTTCCATCATTTCTCAACTTCTAAACTCTGGGGTCTCTACAGATGAAATATTTATCGTTTCTTCCAACCTATCAAAATATGAACCTCTTCTAAAAGGCATCTTTGAGCCGCATATTCCTTTATATTTAACAAAATCAGAAAAATCTCAGACCCGAGATCTAAAAAACAAACTATTATTACTGGTAGCGTTTTTGTTCTCTAAATGCACTCTGCATGATTTACTAAAGCTCCTTTCCTATCCAGACCTTCGCACCCCTTTAGAAACAACGAAAATCAGTTTCCTCACCCACAAACTGTCTCGTTACTGGAAATCTTTGTCACAAAAAGACCCCCTTATTTCCCAACTCATCCACCACATTTTCGATGAATATCCATTCATTGATGACTCAGGAGTCGTAAATGAATCCGAAACTTGGGAAATCGTTGTTCCTCTGCTTGACTTATTACAACAAGTAATCACTCATTACACAGACTCAAAAGACAAGACCTATGAGGAGCACTCTCACCTTATCTTTTCTACCCTAGAAAACATCTTCCTTCTTTCTACAGAAGAACATGCTTTGCTAGTTTCATTATCCAAAACTTTACAACCTTTTGCGCACTCTTCTTGTTCGTTAACGATTTTCGTAGAATTTTGCTTAGATTTCCTATCACATATTCCTGGATACAGTCAGTTATACAATCAACCAGGACCTTTTATTGGGTCCATAAACAGTCTCAGCCTAATTCCAAAAGGCTATACGTTTATTCTTGGGGCTAACAAAAAGAATTTCTCTTTGGACACAAGTTTCCTTATAGATCCTTCTCTCATACAGGAAGATTTTCTCTTTTCTTCAACGGAAGATGAGGACAACCTTCACTTTCTACAAACCATTGTTTCTACAAAACACCAGCTTCATATCAGCTATCTCTCTTCTTCAAAAAATCCTGCATTACCCAGCTCTGCTCTTAAACATTTATTAGATGCTGTACCTATTCGAGAAGAGAATCTTTCTGGAAAGCTCTATGCAAAAGAAAATTTTTCTTCCCAATCATTACATCAATCTTATCAAGTTTACTACCGAATGGCTCAAGCTGATCCGATACAGAACAAAGCGCCTTCGCTTTTTGAAACTGCTAGCCCAAAACCTTTGCCAACACATCTATCTCTAAAACATCTTGTAAAAGCTTTTAAAGATCCTCTTAACTTCTTTCTTAACACCCAACACGGTCTTTCGTTTCATCCCAAATCTTTGTTTTCAAAAGCAGAGAAAGTGTTCCCTAGTCCATATGATGCGAAATCTTTTTGGGATCATCAGCTGGCGCCTCACTCTCCGCTTCCTACTACTAACTACCTCTCTTCTTTTACAGAATCGCTATATACTCAAACACAAGACTCGATAATCCAACGTGTGGAAACCCTGAAAAAAGATCCCTCAACAGCCCCTTTTTCTGTTGTATTTTCTCATCAGATTTTCCAAGAACCGAGCAGTCCTCACGATAAGTATGTTCCCCCCTTTCCCCTCTCCCTCCATAACCAAACCATTTCCCTTCAAGGAGAGATTCGTGGGGTGTGCTCACAAGGAGTGTATTTATTTTCTATGAATCCAGGAGACTCTTTTAAGAAAGCAACCAAATCCCATGGTCTCCCTAAAAACTCTTTTGAACTAGAATCCTGTCTAGAGGCCTATTTATCCTTAGCACTACTCCAAGCTTCACACATTCTTCCCAAAGACTCTGCAATACTACGAGTCACGCCTTACGACATAGAACCCATAACCCCTCCTTTTTCTTCTCCAGAATCCTATCT